From Candidatus Zixiibacteriota bacterium, a single genomic window includes:
- a CDS encoding PEP-CTERM sorting domain-containing protein produces the protein MKKIIILSLVAVLTLAVSAYPQFLLRDNFDSFDPSLWGNYSHDGGNAGVENGYLNMTTTQDVRYGRGQISSNFSLSGDFNTIIDFDLVKFNDYFSTATFGIWARDNSFAMLIDRKLDVDLINYYEEVHWMVDGNWQTGFSLPTSDFTGKLRLSRFGTTLSAYYYSAGGWQLGNNVVLPSGYDSAVRIFLEAGNAGDIGNAPAVEVHYDNFMADAANITGVDNRYIVAQPEPGTVILLGTGLLGLGAINYFRRRK, from the coding sequence ATGAAAAAGATAATAATTTTGAGCTTGGTAGCAGTGTTAACGTTAGCAGTATCGGCCTATCCTCAGTTTCTTTTAAGAGATAACTTCGATTCTTTTGATCCATCCTTATGGGGTAATTACTCCCACGATGGCGGCAATGCTGGAGTTGAGAATGGGTATCTCAACATGACGACCACGCAAGATGTTCGATACGGAAGAGGCCAGATATCTTCAAATTTCAGTCTTTCAGGAGATTTCAACACTATTATCGATTTTGATTTGGTTAAGTTTAATGATTATTTCAGTACTGCTACTTTCGGTATCTGGGCAAGAGATAATTCTTTTGCAATGCTTATTGACAGGAAGCTCGATGTCGATTTGATCAACTATTACGAAGAAGTCCATTGGATGGTAGATGGGAACTGGCAAACTGGATTTAGCTTACCAACCAGTGATTTCACCGGTAAATTAAGACTGAGCAGGTTTGGTACTACGCTATCAGCTTATTATTATTCAGCCGGCGGCTGGCAGTTAGGTAACAATGTTGTATTGCCATCTGGTTACGATTCCGCGGTTAGGATTTTTCTGGAAGCCGGTAATGCGGGAGACATAGGAAATGCTCCTGCGGTAGAAGTTCACTATGATAATTTTATGGCTGATGCTGCCAATATAACGGGAGTAGATAACCGATATATAGTCGCTCAGCCAGAGCCTGGGACGGTGATCCTCTTGGGAACCGGGCTTTTGGGCTTGGGTGCGATTAACTACTTTAGAAGAAGGAAATAA